From the Verrucomicrobiota bacterium genome, one window contains:
- a CDS encoding spermine synthase — MKPHLKLAETKTPDGGIMSLFEHDGDFSISLNGAEIMHSRASTSEELLGQLGVERLDREAESRVLIGGLGLGCTLRTALKFSSEKTIVEVAELLPQMEEWNRTYMQTLNGALVDDPRVEIRIGNASKLIRKAKPGTYHAVMLDVDNGPVALVVKNNYSLYSNNGLRAIRDALKPKGRVVFWSASPEPQFEPRLRSVGFKVTAVPAKVHERAKRAAYMLYVGDRLA, encoded by the coding sequence ATGAAACCACACCTCAAACTGGCAGAAACAAAAACACCGGATGGGGGAATCATGTCACTCTTTGAGCATGATGGTGATTTCTCAATAAGCCTGAATGGTGCCGAGATTATGCATTCGCGCGCCAGTACTTCGGAGGAGCTCTTGGGGCAGTTGGGAGTTGAACGGCTGGATCGTGAGGCTGAGTCGCGTGTGCTAATCGGTGGTCTCGGGCTTGGATGTACGCTTCGGACTGCGTTAAAATTTTCCAGCGAAAAAACAATCGTTGAAGTAGCGGAGTTGCTGCCGCAGATGGAGGAATGGAATCGAACGTATATGCAGACCCTAAACGGTGCCTTGGTCGATGATCCGCGGGTCGAGATTCGTATAGGAAATGCAAGCAAGCTGATCCGAAAAGCGAAACCAGGAACCTACCATGCGGTGATGCTCGATGTGGATAACGGACCTGTTGCTTTGGTGGTTAAAAACAATTACTCTTTGTATTCAAATAACGGACTGCGTGCGATTCGGGATGCCTTGAAACCAAAGGGACGCGTTGTGTTCTGGTCGGCAAGTCCTGAGCCTCAATTTGAACCTCGCTTACGATCCGTCGGTTTCAAAGTAACAGCCGTTCCTGCAAAAGTTCACGAACGTGCCAAGCGCGCTGCTTATATGTTGTACGTGGGCGATCGTTTGGCTTGA
- a CDS encoding succinate dehydrogenase: MPSDQLTTPTSRFPKTMRRDTWWRTPVLVFLGLSSFIVYSTWAAFQGAHYTFGPYLSPFYSPELFGTTAHAWFGTRPGFWPDWLPFSPAFLILWGPAGFRLTCYYYRGAYYKAFWADPPSCAVTEPRKKYRGENSFPLIIQNVHRYMLYVAMVFMVFLSWDAIKGFIFDGSFGIGVGSLVLTVNVIMLGGYTFGCHSLRHLVGGALDQMSKSPQRQCAWKGVTCLNQKHQMWAWMSLFWVGFTDVYVRLCSMGIWTDFRIF; encoded by the coding sequence ATGCCTTCTGATCAGCTCACCACTCCCACATCCCGTTTTCCAAAAACAATGCGTCGGGACACCTGGTGGCGAACACCGGTGCTTGTTTTTCTAGGTCTTTCTTCCTTTATCGTCTATTCGACCTGGGCCGCATTTCAAGGTGCGCACTACACCTTTGGTCCGTATCTTTCGCCCTTTTACTCGCCTGAATTATTTGGCACCACCGCCCACGCATGGTTTGGGACGAGGCCGGGATTCTGGCCCGACTGGCTGCCCTTCTCACCGGCATTTCTGATCCTTTGGGGCCCTGCCGGATTCAGGCTAACTTGTTACTATTATCGAGGCGCTTACTATAAGGCGTTTTGGGCTGACCCTCCATCGTGTGCCGTAACCGAGCCGCGCAAAAAGTACCGGGGTGAAAACTCCTTCCCGCTTATTATCCAGAACGTCCACCGTTACATGCTTTATGTTGCGATGGTTTTTATGGTGTTCCTTTCCTGGGACGCGATTAAAGGGTTCATCTTCGATGGCAGTTTCGGGATCGGAGTGGGCTCGCTGGTTCTGACGGTCAACGTCATTATGCTAGGCGGTTATACCTTCGGCTGCCATTCTCTGAGACACCTTGTCGGCGGCGCGCTGGACCAGATGTCAAAATCGCCGCAAAGGCAATGCGCCTGGAAAGGCGTAACCTGCCTAAACCAAAAACACCAGATGTGGGCCTGGATGAGCCTGTTCTGGGTCGGCTTCACTGATGTATACGTTCGCCTGTGCTCGATGGGCATTTGGACGGACTTTCGAATTTTTTAA
- a CDS encoding fumarate reductase/succinate dehydrogenase flavoprotein subunit: MTEHEVIEHDVLIIGAGGAGLRAAIEASGSGANVGLVCKSLLGKAHTVMAEGGIAAALANVDDRDNWKVHFSDTMRGGQYINNWRMAEIHAKEAPDRVRELESWGAVFDRTKEGRILQRNFGGHKYPRLAHVGDRTGLEMIRTLQDHGIHQGIDVHMEVTVVHLLKDGNRVCGAVAYDRERGRFKVFHAKAIVLATGGIGRAFKITSNSWEYTGDGHSLAYHAGADLVDMEFIQFHPTGMVWPPSVRGILVTEGVRGEGGILTNSEGKRFMFGDIPDNYKAQTAADPEEGWRYVLGDKDANRPPELLTRDHVARCIVREIKEGRGSPHGGVYLDIAWIKEKIGNAEEHIKKKLPSMYHQFKQLANIDITKEPMEVGPTTHYMMGGVRVEGDSQMSSVPGLFACGECGAGINGANRLGGNSLSDLLVLGKRAGEYAAKFANDHGATQIDKEEIDAAKREALAPFDRQTDDAVGAYQIQYSLQDTMQSLVGIVRKGDEMEQALEEIDKLKKQAAVVGVIGNREYNPGWHTALDLKNLLTVSEAVTLSAIARKESRGAQFRDDYPEKSEEWAKYNNIIRRGPDGSMQIDRAQIPEMPTELQEIIKEMG; the protein is encoded by the coding sequence ATGACTGAGCATGAAGTAATCGAGCATGACGTGCTCATCATTGGCGCCGGCGGTGCAGGATTGCGCGCGGCGATTGAAGCATCGGGTTCCGGAGCGAACGTCGGATTGGTTTGCAAATCATTGTTGGGGAAAGCGCACACAGTAATGGCCGAAGGCGGGATCGCCGCGGCATTGGCGAATGTTGACGATCGCGATAATTGGAAGGTGCATTTTTCCGATACCATGCGTGGAGGTCAGTACATCAACAACTGGCGCATGGCGGAGATACATGCCAAGGAAGCGCCTGACCGTGTTCGCGAACTTGAATCCTGGGGTGCGGTGTTCGACCGGACGAAGGAGGGACGAATTCTGCAACGCAATTTTGGTGGCCACAAGTACCCGCGCCTGGCCCACGTGGGAGACCGCACGGGTCTGGAGATGATTCGGACTTTACAGGACCACGGCATCCACCAGGGCATTGACGTTCATATGGAAGTTACGGTGGTCCACTTGCTCAAGGATGGCAACCGGGTCTGTGGTGCAGTGGCCTACGACCGCGAGCGCGGACGGTTTAAAGTTTTCCACGCCAAGGCAATCGTACTCGCCACCGGCGGCATCGGGCGAGCATTCAAGATAACCAGCAACAGTTGGGAATATACCGGCGATGGTCACTCGTTGGCTTATCACGCCGGCGCTGACCTGGTCGATATGGAGTTTATCCAGTTTCATCCCACAGGCATGGTTTGGCCGCCCAGTGTGCGCGGAATTCTTGTGACTGAAGGCGTACGTGGTGAGGGCGGAATCCTGACCAACAGTGAAGGTAAACGGTTCATGTTCGGTGATATTCCGGACAACTATAAAGCACAGACAGCCGCCGATCCGGAGGAAGGCTGGCGGTACGTGTTGGGTGACAAGGATGCCAATCGGCCACCGGAGTTGCTTACGCGTGACCACGTGGCTCGCTGTATCGTCAGGGAAATTAAAGAAGGCCGCGGCAGTCCACACGGAGGAGTGTATCTCGATATTGCATGGATCAAGGAGAAAATCGGCAATGCGGAGGAGCACATCAAAAAGAAGCTGCCGAGCATGTATCATCAATTTAAACAGCTGGCCAATATTGACATCACCAAAGAGCCGATGGAAGTAGGTCCCACTACCCACTATATGATGGGTGGTGTTCGCGTCGAAGGCGATTCGCAGATGTCGTCGGTTCCCGGTTTGTTCGCCTGTGGCGAATGTGGCGCGGGTATAAATGGTGCTAACCGTCTGGGCGGCAATTCGCTTTCTGATTTATTGGTATTGGGAAAACGGGCTGGCGAGTACGCCGCAAAGTTTGCCAATGACCATGGCGCCACGCAGATCGATAAGGAAGAGATCGATGCAGCCAAACGGGAAGCCCTGGCCCCGTTTGATCGTCAGACCGACGACGCCGTGGGAGCATACCAAATTCAGTATTCGCTCCAGGATACTATGCAAAGCCTTGTGGGCATCGTCCGCAAAGGGGACGAAATGGAACAGGCGCTTGAGGAGATCGATAAACTAAAAAAACAGGCTGCAGTGGTCGGAGTGATTGGCAATCGAGAATACAATCCGGGATGGCACACTGCGCTTGATTTGAAAAACCTTCTCACGGTTTCTGAAGCAGTTACGCTTTCGGCAATCGCACGTAAAGAAAGTCGCGGTGCACAATTTCGCGACGATTATCCTGAAAAGAGCGAAGAGTGGGCAAAGTACAACAACATCATTCGACGTGGACCCGACGGTAGTATGCAAATCGACCGGGCTCAGATTCCCGAAATGCCGACCGAGCTGCAGGAAATTATCAAGGAGATGGGCTAA
- a CDS encoding succinate dehydrogenase/fumarate reductase iron-sulfur subunit — translation MMATAKFKIWRGNTDGGEFKEYSTEVSEGMVLLDAVHQIQAESANDLACRWNCKAGKCGSCSAEINGRPKLMCMTRLDDLPIEQGTTVEPMKTFPLIRDLTTDVSWNYRVKKNIKKFNPRKPDNEDGSWTMYQEDIDRVQEFRKCIECFLCQDVCHVLREHHLHDEFIGPRALVYTAALEMHPLDTEDRLEDLKKAEGIGLCNITKCCTHVCPEEIKITDNAIIPLKERVVDRFYDPVLSLLSKLFGSK, via the coding sequence ATCATGGCAACAGCAAAATTCAAAATCTGGAGAGGCAATACGGACGGCGGCGAGTTTAAGGAATACTCGACCGAGGTCAGCGAAGGTATGGTTCTGCTTGATGCCGTTCACCAGATTCAGGCCGAAAGTGCCAATGACCTGGCCTGTCGATGGAACTGTAAAGCTGGCAAGTGTGGTTCGTGCTCAGCAGAGATTAACGGCCGCCCCAAATTGATGTGCATGACAAGGCTCGATGATTTACCTATCGAACAAGGCACGACGGTCGAACCCATGAAAACCTTTCCGTTGATCAGAGACCTGACGACTGACGTTTCCTGGAACTACCGCGTTAAGAAGAACATTAAAAAATTCAATCCACGCAAACCGGACAACGAAGATGGATCCTGGACCATGTACCAGGAGGACATCGACAGGGTTCAGGAATTTCGTAAATGCATCGAGTGTTTCCTGTGTCAGGATGTCTGCCATGTTCTGCGCGAGCATCATTTGCACGATGAATTCATTGGCCCGCGCGCACTGGTATACACGGCCGCGTTAGAGATGCATCCGCTCGATACCGAGGACCGGCTTGAAGATTTGAAAAAAGCGGAAGGGATCGGTTTATGCAACATCACCAAGTGCTGCACCCATGTATGCCCGGAGGAAATTAAAATCACCGACAACGCAATCATTCCACTCAAAGAGCGCGTCGTAGATCGATTCTACGACCCCGTCCTCAGTCTCCTGAGCAAGTTGTTTGGATCAAAATAG